The region ACAGGCCGACGATGCGCGGATCGAAGGAGGAGAGATAGGTCTTCATCAGCTCCGGCGTGTCGCGCGCAGGATCCACCGTGATGAACACGGCCTGCAGCCGGTCGGCGTCCTTGCCCAGGGCCGTCATGTCCTGGGTCAGGTCGTAGAGGGTGGTCGGGCAGACTTCCGGGCAATGGGTGAAGCCGAAGAAGACCACGAAGGGCTTGCCCTTCAGGTTGTCCTCCGTGAACGGCTTGCCCTCATGGCTGGTGAGCCGGAACGGGCCGCCGATCGGCACCTTGCCGGCGCTCTGCTGCTGCCCGGACGGGAACAGGAGCAGGCCCGCCGTCACCACCAGCACCAGGAGGCCGGCGGTGAACACGACGAGGGGCACGAGGAGACGTTTGATGGTCATGGCCGATCTCCCGGGCTAGTGCTTGTGCTCGGCCGGCGCTGTCCCGCCGCCCATGCCGCGCACCGCGTATTCCACCTCGACGGAGCCGGCCTTCTCGAAGACGAGCGTGCCCTTGACGGTCTGCCCTTCCTTCAACGGCTCCTTGAGATCCATGAACATGAGGTGGTATCCGCCCGGCTTCAATTCGACCGTGGCGCCGGGCTTGATCTCGAGCCCGCCCTCGACCGGCTTCATGCGCATCACGTCGCCGTCGAGGCGCATCTCGTGCACCTCGACCTTGGAGGCGAGCGGGAACGAACCGCCGATCAGCCGGTCGGGCGTCGCGCCCGTGTTGGTGATGCTCACATACCCGCCGCCGACCTTGGCGCCGCCCGGGGTCGCCCGCGACCAGGGCTGTTCGAGAGTGAGGGTTCCGGCCTTGACGACCTGCGGGGCGGTGACGGCGCCCGCGATGCGCACGCCGGGTGCCGGCGATGCAAGACTGTGCGGGTTCTCGCCCGCGGCCGGCACCTGGGTCCATTCCGCGGTCGCGCCGTCGCATTCCTGCACCACGGGGAAATACACCGTCGCGCCGGGCTGGAAGGCATCGGTGAAGCGGGCCTGGAACACGAACTCGTCGTAATAGGCATCGTCGAGGGAGCCCGTCCAGACGATGTCGGTCACCCCCTCCGTGACGGCGTCGCCGTAGAGCTGGTAGGCCTTCACGTACGAGCCCTTGGTGGTCTCCAGCTTCCAGCCGGCCTTGGGCATGGGTTTGACGGCGATGATGCCCTCGGGAATGCGGACGCGGACCTTGAGGGTGGCCTTGCCGTCGCAGCCGTGGGGAATGCGCAGCACCGCCTTGTAGGTGGAGTTCGGCGCCGTCTGGGCGTTCTCGAAGGTGACGTGGGCGAGAGCTGGCGTGGACAGCATGAGGGCGGCGGCAAGCGCGCCAATGCGTGACGAAGTCATGGAAAGAGTCCTTGCGGAATTGGGAAATCGGCGATTGCGGATCAGCCGCGACGCGGCGGCGCGCGCGATCCCAGGGGCAGGACGTTGGAGGTGAGACGCAGATGCGGCGCCTCGGCGGGCATCTCGTCCGCGGCGGCGACGGGCGCGATCCGCCCGGGCAGGGCCGTGTCGGGAACGGGCCCGGTCATGCCGGGGCCGTGACAGCTCAGGGTGCAGCAGAGATTCTGATGGGCCTTCGTCGGCCCGTGATCCGGCGCGGAGGATCCGTCCTGAAGGCAGATGATCTCCTGCGTCTCGGCCGCCACGGCCGTGTGGAACGCGCCGCTGACCGAGAGAAGCAGGGCCTGCAGGACGAACGCATAGGCCATCACCGCCACGATCGCGGCGCGTGTCCAAGGGGTTCGGGGAGCCCTGCGCGTCATGGCCGGGACACTCCTCTTTTCGAAGAGGAACGTCAACATCGGATCGCCCGGGCGACTTTCTCCGCCCGATGCACTTACGGTTAAAGGACCCTTAACCCGGCTTCTCTAGCATCCTGGCGAGATTGTCCCGTCCTATGGATTTTTAGAGTGGTTTGATGCGTACGGCCCGCCGTTCTTCTTCCGCCTATGATGGCCTCTTCAGCGCCTTCCGGGCCTTCCTCGCCCGCCGGGCGCAGGAGTTGACGGGCCTGTGCCTGATCGCCGTCGCCGGCGCGGTCGCGGTGGCGCTCGCCACCTGGTCGGTGGACGATCCGAGCCTCAACAACGCGACCGACCTCCCGGTCCGCAACCTTCTCGGCTGGCCCGGCGCCATTGTGGCCGACCTGCTGATGCAGCTCTTGGGGTTAGGCGCCATCGCGGCCGTGCTGCCCCTGGCGCTCTGGGGCTGGCGCCTGATGAAATCCGGCGATCTCGGCCGCCTGCAGCTGCGCCTGGCCCTCTGGGTCATCGGCGCGGGTGCCGCGACCGCCCTGGCCAGCGCCATGCCTCCGACCCAGAGCTGGCCCCTGCCGACGGGCCTCGGCGGCGTGGTCGGCGATGCGATCCTCGCCGGAGCGAAGGCGATCACGGGCCTCTCCAGCGGCTCGGCCAGCGCGGTCCTGGGCTTCCTGTTCGCGGGCCTCGCCATTTTCAGCCTCACGGCCGCCTGCGGCCTCGGGCCGGACGAGGAGCGGCATCACGAGGAGCTGGAGGAGATCGAGGAGCCGCAGCCCCTCAGGCGGCGCAAGATCCAGGATTGGGACGAGGCGGAGGAGATCGGCCACGACGAGCCGGGCTGGGGCATCGTGTCCCTGGGCGCCCTGGCCCATGGCGTCATGAGCCTGCGCGCGACCGCGCGGCGCTGGAAGGAAGGCCGCCGTTCCGCTCTGGACGATGAATACGACGAGGCGCCCGCGCAGCCGAAGCGCGCCTCCCGCCAGCCGGGCCTGCGTCGGGAGCCGGTTCTCGACGGTGCGCCCGCGCGTCCGAGACCCGCGCCGGCTTCCGTACCGATGCACGACGAGGACGAGGCCGGCTGGGACGACGACGGACACGCCCCGCCCTCCCCGCGTCCGGCGCCCCGGCCCGAGCCGGCGCCCACGCGCGTCGGACCGGCCCATGCCGCGCCCAAGCCCGGCAAGCGCATGGCCCGCGAGGCGCAGCCCTCCCTGCTGGACGAGGAGCATTATCAGCTGCCGCAGCTCAACCTGCTCGCCGAGCCGAAGCGGCCCGCCGCGCCCACGATCTCGGCCGAGGCGCTGGAGCAGAACGCCGCCCTTCTCGAAGGAACGCTGGAGGATTTCGGCGTGCGCGGCGCCATCACGAAGGTCAATCCCGGACCTGTTGTGACGTTGT is a window of Microvirga lotononidis DNA encoding:
- a CDS encoding SCO family protein, translating into MTIKRLLVPLVVFTAGLLVLVVTAGLLLFPSGQQQSAGKVPIGGPFRLTSHEGKPFTEDNLKGKPFVVFFGFTHCPEVCPTTLYDLTQDMTALGKDADRLQAVFITVDPARDTPELMKTYLSSFDPRIVGLSGTEEEIAAAARAYKVYYRKVPTEGQDYTMDHSATLFLMDSNGEFYGTSNFQEPEETRRAKLRQLIKNG
- a CDS encoding DUF1775 domain-containing protein, with amino-acid sequence MTSSRIGALAAALMLSTPALAHVTFENAQTAPNSTYKAVLRIPHGCDGKATLKVRVRIPEGIIAVKPMPKAGWKLETTKGSYVKAYQLYGDAVTEGVTDIVWTGSLDDAYYDEFVFQARFTDAFQPGATVYFPVVQECDGATAEWTQVPAAGENPHSLASPAPGVRIAGAVTAPQVVKAGTLTLEQPWSRATPGGAKVGGGYVSITNTGATPDRLIGGSFPLASKVEVHEMRLDGDVMRMKPVEGGLEIKPGATVELKPGGYHLMFMDLKEPLKEGQTVKGTLVFEKAGSVEVEYAVRGMGGGTAPAEHKH